One window of the Rufibacter radiotolerans genome contains the following:
- a CDS encoding NAD-dependent epimerase/dehydratase family protein, whose protein sequence is MTRQKNAILVIGACGQLGSELTLELRKLYGNANVVAADIQYPKQAELRETGPFEIVDVLTPQHLADLAAKYKFDQIYHLAAILSATGEKNPKFAWRLNMDGLFNVLDFALEQKVEKVYWPSSIAVFGPNTPRQNTPQDTIMDPNTVYGISKQAGERWCEYYFLKYGLDVRSLRYPGLIGYKALPGGGTTDYAVDIYHQALAKGTYKCFLSENTRLPMMYMPDALKGTLDLMHAPLEQVKVRSSYNLAAMSFTPQEITASIQRHYPDFTITYEPDGRQQIADSWPQSINDSAARQDWGWQPSFTLDTMTDDMLLNLKRTNN, encoded by the coding sequence ATGACAAGACAAAAAAATGCCATTTTAGTGATAGGCGCCTGCGGACAGTTGGGCTCTGAACTCACCCTGGAACTCAGGAAACTCTACGGCAACGCCAACGTGGTAGCCGCCGACATTCAATACCCCAAGCAAGCCGAGCTGCGCGAGACCGGGCCCTTTGAGATAGTGGACGTGCTCACGCCCCAACACCTGGCAGACCTGGCCGCCAAATACAAGTTCGACCAGATTTACCACCTGGCGGCTATCCTGTCGGCTACCGGCGAGAAGAACCCCAAGTTTGCCTGGCGCCTGAACATGGACGGCCTCTTCAACGTGCTGGACTTTGCCCTGGAGCAGAAGGTGGAGAAAGTGTATTGGCCGTCTTCCATCGCGGTTTTCGGCCCTAATACGCCCCGCCAGAACACGCCCCAGGACACCATCATGGACCCCAACACGGTCTACGGCATCAGTAAACAGGCCGGCGAGCGCTGGTGCGAGTACTATTTTCTGAAATACGGACTGGACGTGCGCAGCCTGCGCTACCCCGGCCTTATCGGGTACAAAGCCCTGCCCGGCGGCGGCACCACCGACTACGCCGTGGACATTTACCATCAGGCCCTGGCCAAAGGCACCTACAAGTGCTTCCTGAGCGAGAACACCCGCCTGCCCATGATGTACATGCCAGATGCCCTCAAAGGCACCCTGGATCTGATGCACGCGCCCCTGGAGCAGGTGAAAGTGCGGTCATCCTATAACCTGGCCGCCATGAGCTTTACCCCCCAGGAGATCACCGCCAGCATTCAGCGCCACTACCCAGACTTTACCATTACGTATGAGCCAGACGGCCGCCAACAAATTGCAGACAGCTGGCCGCAGAGCATCAATGACAGCGCTGCCCGCCAGGACTGGGGCTGGCAACCTAGCTTCACCCTGGACACCATGACCGATGACATGCTCCTGAACCTGAAACGCACCAATAACTAG
- the cdaA gene encoding diadenylate cyclase CdaA, whose amino-acid sequence MISLFSIGFLDIEWLDIIDILLVTVLLYQLYKLLTGSVALKIFLGLLSVYLLYLVVKAAGMELLTIILGQFMGVGVLAAIIVFQPEIRRFLLMIGKTTAFNNERLFKGFPWRRTVTEDRLSITPFIEAAKSLAGKNTGALIVFARSSELRYFAESGDAIDAIVSKRLLISIFNKNSPLHDGAVIIHGNRIKAARCILPVTESNDVPASMGLRHRAAIGLSEVTDSVVLVVSEETGQIALVRNGEVYRNLSAADLRSKLNHFLFDIEPKVVEKVAAA is encoded by the coding sequence GTGATTTCACTGTTTTCCATAGGGTTTTTAGACATAGAGTGGCTGGATATCATAGATATTCTGCTGGTAACGGTGCTGCTCTACCAGCTCTATAAACTCCTGACGGGAAGCGTGGCCCTGAAAATTTTCCTGGGGCTTTTGTCTGTCTACCTGCTGTACCTGGTAGTGAAGGCCGCGGGTATGGAGCTGCTCACCATTATTTTGGGACAGTTCATGGGCGTAGGCGTTCTGGCGGCTATTATCGTATTCCAGCCGGAGATCAGGCGGTTCCTGCTCATGATTGGCAAGACCACCGCCTTCAACAATGAGCGCCTGTTCAAAGGGTTCCCCTGGCGCCGCACCGTTACAGAAGACCGCCTTTCCATCACGCCTTTCATAGAGGCCGCCAAGTCACTGGCCGGCAAGAACACCGGCGCCCTGATTGTCTTCGCCCGCAGTTCAGAGCTGCGCTACTTCGCTGAGTCTGGTGACGCCATAGACGCCATTGTGAGCAAACGCCTGCTCATTTCCATCTTCAATAAAAATAGCCCTTTGCATGACGGCGCCGTCATCATCCACGGCAACCGTATCAAGGCCGCCCGCTGCATTCTACCCGTCACCGAGAGCAATGACGTACCCGCCTCCATGGGCCTCCGGCACCGCGCCGCCATTGGCTTAAGCGAGGTCACCGACAGCGTGGTACTGGTAGTCTCTGAAGAGACCGGCCAGATTGCCCTGGTCCGCAACGGCGAAGTCTACCGCAACCTCTCCGCCGCCGATCTGCGCTCCAAACTTAACCACTTCCTATTTGACATTGAGCCCAAAGTAGTAGAGAAGGTAGCCGCGGCGTAA
- a CDS encoding phytoene desaturase family protein, protein MAEYDAVVVGTGPNGLAAAIALQQAGLQVLLLEGKDTIGGGLRSQELTLPGFVHDVCSAIHPLAVGSPFFKTLPLREHGLEFLSPPLSAAHPFDNGTAAALRPSLQDTAEALGLDKKVYLDLMKPLVESWPGLAADVLGPLRFPKHPLDMAAFGLNALTSATHLAKSFKTLEARGLWAGMAAHSIQPLSNLTTSAIGLVLMAVGHLQGWPIPKGGSQQIANALASYFTRLGGKIETGFYVTSLDQMPSRKAVLLDVTPKQLLEIAGEKLSPIYRNQLQRYRYGMGVFKVDWALDGPIPFTAPECRQAGTVHLGNTLEEIAASEQATANGQHPGKPFVLLAQQSLFDGTRAPAGKHTAWAYCHVPNGSTVDMTAAIEGQVERFAPGFKDLILARHTMNTAQMQAYNPNYIGGDINGGIIDLGQLYTRPALRWSPYQTSAKGLYLCSSSTPPGGGVHGMCGYHAARRALKDAFGLPAPALG, encoded by the coding sequence ATGGCAGAATATGACGCAGTAGTGGTAGGTACGGGGCCCAACGGATTGGCAGCGGCCATTGCCCTGCAACAGGCAGGCCTACAGGTGCTGCTGCTGGAAGGCAAAGATACCATTGGCGGCGGCCTCCGGTCCCAGGAACTTACCCTGCCCGGTTTCGTGCATGACGTCTGCTCTGCCATCCATCCGCTAGCGGTAGGATCTCCTTTCTTTAAAACGCTTCCCCTTCGGGAGCACGGACTAGAGTTTTTATCGCCCCCGCTCTCGGCGGCGCACCCCTTTGACAACGGCACGGCCGCGGCCCTGCGTCCTTCCCTGCAAGACACCGCTGAGGCACTGGGCTTGGATAAGAAGGTGTACCTGGATTTAATGAAGCCGCTGGTGGAAAGCTGGCCTGGCCTGGCGGCTGATGTGCTGGGTCCGTTGCGGTTCCCGAAGCACCCGCTGGATATGGCGGCTTTCGGACTGAATGCCCTCACCTCGGCCACGCACCTGGCTAAAAGCTTTAAGACCCTTGAGGCCCGTGGGCTGTGGGCGGGCATGGCGGCGCACTCCATCCAACCTCTTTCCAACCTCACCACTTCAGCCATTGGGCTAGTATTGATGGCGGTGGGGCATCTCCAGGGCTGGCCAATCCCGAAGGGCGGTTCCCAGCAGATCGCTAACGCGCTGGCCTCATACTTTACCCGCCTGGGCGGAAAGATAGAGACCGGTTTCTACGTTACTTCCCTAGATCAGATGCCTTCCAGAAAGGCCGTGCTCCTGGACGTAACGCCTAAGCAGCTGCTAGAGATAGCGGGAGAGAAGTTATCACCTATTTACAGAAACCAGCTGCAGCGCTACCGCTACGGCATGGGCGTGTTCAAAGTAGATTGGGCGCTGGACGGGCCTATTCCTTTTACCGCCCCGGAGTGCCGGCAGGCGGGAACCGTGCACCTGGGCAATACGCTGGAAGAGATTGCCGCCTCTGAACAGGCTACTGCTAACGGGCAGCACCCAGGAAAGCCATTTGTGCTACTGGCGCAGCAAAGCCTGTTCGACGGCACCCGGGCACCCGCCGGGAAACACACTGCCTGGGCGTATTGCCACGTACCCAACGGCTCTACTGTAGACATGACGGCAGCCATTGAAGGACAGGTGGAAAGGTTCGCGCCCGGGTTTAAGGATCTGATTCTGGCCCGCCACACCATGAACACGGCCCAAATGCAAGCCTACAACCCCAACTACATTGGCGGCGATATCAACGGCGGCATTATTGACCTGGGTCAGTTGTACACCCGTCCGGCCTTGCGCTGGTCGCCGTACCAGACCTCGGCCAAAGGCCTTTACCTCTGTTCTTCCTCTACGCCACCCGGCGGAGGTGTGCACGGCATGTGTGGCTACCACGCGGCCCGGCGCGCTTTGAAAGATGCGTTTGGGTTACCGGCCCCGGCGTTGGGTTAG
- a CDS encoding DUF3891 family protein, whose amino-acid sequence MIVNTHEKGWEIIYQQAHALLAAEIGFAWMPEKHPLHFMQTLAAIAQHDDGQKDWTGHYALTAAGAPANFTQLPFALQQARQVMKEARFQGRWRSLLTSMHLSFLYEDLRGQKKEWDAFLDHQLACQKDWRRQLKVTKPQAQYAYDFMQWCDRLSLILCRNELPEMERALEVSHGPDQIRYEVKLLKSGAVQLEPWPFEALELSLQVEARCLRQLQFATDQELAQALKQAPIYLKEWHLQKP is encoded by the coding sequence ATGATTGTAAATACGCATGAGAAAGGATGGGAAATTATCTACCAGCAGGCGCACGCGCTGTTGGCGGCTGAGATAGGCTTCGCCTGGATGCCTGAGAAACACCCGCTCCATTTCATGCAGACCCTGGCCGCCATTGCCCAGCATGACGACGGGCAGAAAGACTGGACCGGTCATTACGCCCTCACCGCCGCCGGCGCGCCCGCCAATTTCACGCAACTGCCCTTCGCGCTGCAGCAGGCGAGGCAGGTCATGAAAGAGGCCCGCTTCCAGGGCCGGTGGCGCAGCCTGCTCACCAGCATGCACCTATCTTTTTTGTATGAAGACCTGCGCGGGCAGAAAAAAGAGTGGGACGCGTTTCTGGACCACCAGCTGGCCTGCCAAAAGGACTGGCGCCGGCAACTAAAAGTGACCAAACCCCAGGCGCAGTACGCCTATGATTTTATGCAGTGGTGCGACCGCCTTTCGCTCATCCTATGCAGAAATGAGCTACCTGAGATGGAGCGCGCCCTGGAGGTAAGCCACGGCCCAGACCAGATCCGCTATGAGGTGAAGTTACTGAAATCAGGCGCCGTGCAGCTGGAGCCCTGGCCGTTTGAGGCCCTTGAGCTGAGCCTGCAGGTAGAAGCCCGCTGCCTTAGACAGCTCCAGTTTGCCACTGACCAGGAACTGGCCCAGGCCTTGAAACAGGCCCCTATCTACCTGAAGGAATGGCACCTGCAGAAACCCTGA
- a CDS encoding DUF4403 family protein translates to MPQRFFVFLVYFIPALMGLSGCQRTSSLAENAPAPAVDSYTAPPLQLSTITLPVTIPVRVLEERLNQEMTGVLYHDNNLQDDNLEVKVTKAGPIKLRAGFSKLSMEVPLKIWARGRWQWNACTFCKRIQKTEETEFDVTVRTDSRLQVLPDYSLKSFTSGDFAWGDRKPTVSFGPLRFNLAPFIEPKLKAQLLPLLAQLDQQLQERIPLQTYLSQTWHQIQSPLLLNQQYQAWLSIDPQAIRLTPLELQQDQLSLQIGIDAFVHVATGKKPEAKALSVLPRFTPVRTLPQEAQIALSSEVSYASLTQMVQQGMKGQTFTFEDGKHQLTIHQAQVSGTGTQLLLALETSGQTKAGFLTKKFSGKIYLQGVPYYDPGTQSIKVRQLNYTLDTQDQLINTAQWLLKNRLLAQLQQNLDFPVKSQLTTMRNALQTGLAENRLQQQVLLRGSGFTLEPDTLFVTPTGIRAHFQATGKLALFVE, encoded by the coding sequence ATGCCCCAGCGTTTTTTCGTCTTTCTGGTTTACTTTATTCCGGCCCTTATGGGGCTTTCTGGCTGTCAGCGCACCTCTTCTTTAGCAGAGAACGCCCCGGCGCCGGCCGTTGACTCGTACACCGCCCCGCCGCTCCAGCTTTCTACCATCACGCTGCCGGTCACCATACCCGTGCGGGTGCTGGAAGAGCGCCTGAACCAGGAAATGACCGGCGTGCTCTACCATGACAACAACCTGCAGGATGACAACCTGGAAGTAAAGGTCACCAAGGCCGGCCCCATTAAACTACGCGCCGGGTTCAGCAAACTGTCTATGGAGGTACCGCTTAAGATCTGGGCCCGGGGCCGATGGCAGTGGAACGCCTGCACGTTTTGCAAGCGTATTCAGAAGACGGAGGAAACTGAGTTTGACGTGACCGTACGCACCGATAGCCGCCTGCAGGTGCTCCCCGACTATTCCCTTAAAAGCTTTACCAGCGGCGACTTTGCCTGGGGTGACCGCAAGCCCACAGTCTCCTTCGGGCCGTTACGCTTCAACCTGGCGCCCTTCATTGAACCCAAGCTCAAGGCCCAGTTACTCCCCCTGCTGGCGCAGCTGGACCAGCAACTGCAGGAGAGAATTCCGTTGCAAACCTACCTGAGCCAGACCTGGCACCAGATCCAGAGCCCATTGCTGCTCAACCAACAATACCAGGCCTGGCTTTCCATTGATCCGCAGGCCATACGGCTTACCCCGCTGGAACTGCAGCAAGACCAGCTTAGCCTGCAGATTGGCATTGACGCCTTTGTGCACGTGGCCACCGGCAAGAAACCGGAGGCAAAGGCTTTGTCTGTCCTGCCCCGTTTCACCCCCGTACGCACCCTTCCGCAGGAGGCCCAGATTGCCCTGTCCAGCGAGGTCTCCTATGCCTCCCTCACGCAAATGGTGCAGCAAGGCATGAAAGGCCAGACCTTTACCTTTGAGGACGGCAAGCACCAACTCACCATTCACCAGGCCCAGGTGAGCGGCACCGGCACGCAGCTGCTCCTGGCCCTGGAGACCAGCGGCCAGACCAAGGCGGGCTTCCTGACCAAGAAGTTTTCCGGGAAGATTTACCTGCAGGGCGTACCGTATTATGACCCCGGCACCCAAAGCATAAAAGTGCGCCAGCTTAACTACACGCTTGACACCCAGGACCAACTCATCAACACCGCCCAGTGGCTGCTCAAAAACCGGCTTTTGGCCCAACTGCAGCAGAACCTTGACTTCCCGGTGAAAAGCCAGCTCACCACCATGCGGAATGCCCTGCAGACCGGCCTGGCCGAAAACCGTCTGCAGCAACAGGTCCTGCTGCGCGGCTCGGGCTTTACCCTGGAACCAGACACCTTGTTTGTGACTCCTACCGGCATACGCGCCCACTTTCAGGCGACCGGCAAGCTGGCGCTGTTTGTGGAATAA
- a CDS encoding NYN domain-containing protein, whose amino-acid sequence MQDKLVRIGVFYDGNYFLQVSNYYAYGHQRKRRISISGLHEFIRDQVAEEENVEPRFCRIVDAHYFRGRLNAYEASQRGDTLYWDRVFDDILMSEGVTTHYLPVRTTPEGYKQERGIDVWLALEAFEQAFYKRFDVLVLISSDGDYVPLVRKVNTLGTRVMAMTWEFEYTTDNGQRMTTRPSQDLLAEVTYPMAMHGIIDQAIANNDASIQRFFVQPDQKRTTPVLKDDEQPDHGEGEIMSLKNGYGFIKFPPNNLFFHFTNVIDTDFNELHVGDRVEFDIEKDEEGNDVAKSIKLL is encoded by the coding sequence ATGCAGGACAAACTAGTGAGGATTGGCGTCTTCTATGACGGCAATTACTTCTTACAGGTTAGTAACTATTATGCGTATGGCCACCAGCGCAAGCGCCGCATCAGCATTTCGGGGCTACATGAATTCATCAGAGATCAGGTAGCCGAAGAGGAAAACGTGGAACCGCGTTTTTGCCGAATTGTAGATGCCCATTATTTCAGGGGAAGGCTGAACGCCTATGAGGCCAGCCAACGCGGCGACACCCTTTACTGGGACCGCGTGTTTGATGACATTCTCATGTCTGAAGGCGTTACTACCCATTACCTGCCGGTGCGCACTACGCCGGAAGGGTACAAGCAGGAGCGCGGAATAGACGTGTGGTTAGCCCTGGAGGCCTTTGAACAGGCATTTTACAAGCGTTTTGATGTGCTGGTGCTCATCTCCTCAGACGGAGACTACGTACCCCTGGTGCGTAAAGTGAACACCCTGGGTACCCGCGTAATGGCCATGACCTGGGAGTTTGAATACACTACAGACAACGGTCAGCGCATGACCACGCGCCCGTCACAAGACCTGCTGGCAGAGGTAACCTACCCCATGGCCATGCACGGCATCATTGACCAGGCCATTGCCAACAATGACGCTTCCATCCAGCGCTTCTTTGTGCAGCCAGATCAGAAACGCACCACGCCCGTCTTGAAAGACGATGAACAACCCGACCACGGCGAAGGCGAGATCATGAGCCTCAAGAACGGCTATGGCTTTATCAAATTCCCGCCCAACAACCTGTTCTTCCATTTCACCAACGTGATAGACACAGATTTCAATGAGCTGCACGTGGGTGACCGCGTGGAGTTTGACATTGAGAAAGATGAGGAAGGCAATGACGTGGCCAAGAGTATAAAACTGCTGTAG
- a CDS encoding 3'-5' exonuclease encodes MSDAPFLPLFPQLTPVLSNVTALDFETTGVSGGKGRVIEIAALKSANGQLTGRFQTLVKLKGELPAKITQLTGITPQDLANGMEERAAFVILKEFIGDSVVVAHNAPFDLGFLYSTYRRLKLGPVQHPFLDTLSVCRLRQPSPRSLPDMCKAYGIPLSRWHRALPDATATWHLLHRLHEESSLEDMRNKLVLNPKYGTPFWLPPLAELLPYKDSSSFSQDTSSPTEQP; translated from the coding sequence ATGTCTGACGCGCCTTTTCTTCCGCTTTTCCCGCAGCTCACGCCGGTTCTCAGCAACGTGACCGCCCTTGACTTTGAAACGACGGGCGTAAGCGGCGGCAAAGGACGCGTGATTGAGATAGCCGCCCTCAAGAGCGCCAACGGCCAACTGACCGGCCGGTTCCAGACCCTGGTGAAACTGAAAGGCGAACTACCAGCTAAAATCACCCAGCTTACAGGCATCACGCCCCAGGACCTGGCCAACGGCATGGAGGAGCGCGCGGCCTTTGTTATCCTCAAGGAGTTTATTGGCGATAGCGTGGTGGTGGCGCACAACGCCCCTTTTGACTTGGGCTTTCTTTACAGCACCTACCGCCGCCTAAAGCTGGGACCGGTGCAGCACCCGTTCCTGGACACTTTGTCGGTTTGCCGGTTGCGCCAACCCTCGCCGCGCAGCCTACCCGACATGTGCAAGGCCTATGGCATTCCGTTGAGCCGCTGGCACCGGGCCTTACCAGACGCCACTGCCACCTGGCACCTGCTTCATCGCCTGCATGAGGAAAGCTCTCTGGAGGACATGCGCAACAAACTGGTGCTTAACCCCAAATACGGCACTCCTTTCTGGCTTCCGCCGCTGGCCGAGCTTTTGCCTTATAAAGATTCTTCCTCCTTTTCACAGGACACCTCATCACCCACTGAACAACCGTAG
- the kbl gene encoding glycine C-acetyltransferase, which produces MYETLKPDLEQQLFEIKANGLYKEERIITTPQHAEIKTQQTGAVLNFCANNYLGLSSHPAVIEAAKRTIDTHGFGMSSVRFICGTQDIHKELEAKLAEFLGTEDTILYAAAFDANGGVFEPLFDEQSAIISDALNHASIIDGVRLCKAQRYRYEHNNMQDLEAKLQESQGAKHRIIVTDGSFSMDGTIAQLDKICDLADQYKALVMVDECHSSGFIGKTGRGTHEHHNVMGRVDIITGTLGKALGGAMGGFTSGRKEIVEMLRQRSRPYLFSNSLAPAIVGGSLAVLELLSSTTELRDRLEWNTKYFREKMTAAGFDIKPGVHPIVPVMLYEAKLAQEFAAKMLEKGIYVIGFYYPVVAKGAARIRVQLSAEHTQEHLDRAIQAFTEVGRELGVLKS; this is translated from the coding sequence ATGTACGAGACGCTTAAACCAGATTTAGAGCAGCAACTTTTTGAGATCAAAGCCAACGGCTTATATAAAGAAGAGCGTATTATCACCACCCCGCAGCACGCTGAGATCAAGACCCAGCAGACGGGCGCGGTGCTTAATTTCTGCGCCAACAATTACCTGGGCCTGTCGTCACACCCGGCCGTGATTGAGGCCGCTAAACGCACCATTGACACCCACGGGTTTGGGATGAGCTCGGTGCGGTTTATCTGCGGAACCCAAGACATCCACAAAGAGCTGGAGGCCAAGCTGGCCGAGTTCCTGGGCACCGAGGACACCATTCTGTACGCCGCCGCCTTTGACGCCAACGGCGGGGTATTTGAGCCTTTGTTTGATGAACAGAGCGCCATCATTTCAGATGCGTTGAACCATGCCTCTATCATTGACGGTGTGCGCCTGTGCAAGGCCCAGCGCTACCGCTATGAGCACAACAACATGCAAGACCTGGAAGCCAAACTGCAGGAAAGCCAGGGCGCCAAGCACCGCATCATTGTCACCGACGGCTCTTTCTCCATGGACGGCACCATTGCCCAGCTGGATAAGATCTGTGACCTAGCCGACCAATACAAGGCGCTGGTAATGGTAGATGAGTGCCACTCCAGTGGTTTTATTGGCAAGACCGGCCGCGGTACGCATGAGCACCACAACGTGATGGGCCGCGTGGACATCATCACGGGTACGCTGGGCAAAGCCCTGGGTGGCGCCATGGGCGGATTCACTTCCGGCCGGAAAGAGATTGTGGAAATGCTTCGCCAGCGCTCGCGCCCGTACCTGTTCTCCAACTCCCTGGCCCCGGCCATTGTAGGTGGCTCATTGGCAGTGCTGGAACTGCTAAGCTCTACCACTGAGCTGCGGGACCGCCTGGAGTGGAACACCAAATACTTCAGGGAGAAAATGACCGCCGCCGGGTTTGACATTAAGCCGGGTGTGCACCCTATTGTGCCCGTAATGCTGTATGAGGCAAAGCTGGCGCAGGAGTTTGCGGCCAAGATGCTGGAGAAAGGCATTTACGTGATTGGGTTCTATTACCCGGTAGTGGCCAAGGGAGCAGCCCGTATTCGCGTGCAGCTTTCCGCGGAGCATACCCAGGAGCACCTGGACCGCGCCATTCAGGCCTTCACCGAGGTAGGCAGAGAACTGGGCGTGCTGAAAAGCTAA
- a CDS encoding serine hydrolase produces MRLLFLLPILLFLLSPPSFAQKAKEKIDTKLIQKLQALTQRFEGDVGIYVRHLKTGKTVALNADSLFPTASMIKVPIMVGMFDKMERGEIDPKAILRYRDSLFYAGEDIVGNFKDSSTVALSKVQMLSITTSDNTGSLWLQQLAGGGAAINAWLEKNGFAHTRVNSRTEGRRPNWQKYGWGQTTPREMANLVTMIREGQAVSPAASERMYRNLGRIYFDSEALSQIPPTVNTASKSGAVNRSRSEVVLVNAPHGDYVFCIITKNQKDESWQDNNAGYALIRAVSKTLWQHFEPGSKWQPAPGVEKY; encoded by the coding sequence ATGCGTCTGCTATTCCTTCTCCCCATTCTTCTCTTCCTACTTTCTCCTCCCTCCTTTGCTCAAAAAGCCAAAGAAAAAATTGATACCAAACTCATCCAGAAACTACAGGCGCTCACCCAGAGGTTTGAAGGAGACGTGGGCATTTACGTGCGGCATCTGAAAACCGGCAAGACCGTAGCCCTCAACGCAGACAGCCTCTTCCCTACGGCCAGCATGATTAAGGTGCCTATCATGGTGGGTATGTTTGACAAAATGGAACGCGGCGAGATAGACCCCAAAGCCATTCTCCGCTACCGCGATTCTCTCTTCTATGCCGGCGAAGACATTGTAGGCAATTTCAAAGACAGCAGTACGGTGGCCTTGAGCAAAGTGCAGATGCTCAGCATCACCACCTCAGATAACACGGGCAGTCTGTGGCTGCAGCAACTGGCCGGCGGCGGCGCAGCCATCAATGCCTGGCTGGAGAAAAATGGCTTTGCGCATACCCGCGTGAATTCCCGCACCGAAGGCCGCCGGCCCAACTGGCAGAAATACGGCTGGGGCCAAACCACGCCGCGCGAGATGGCCAACCTGGTGACCATGATACGCGAAGGCCAAGCCGTGAGCCCCGCCGCCAGCGAGCGCATGTACCGCAACCTGGGCCGAATTTACTTTGACAGTGAAGCCCTATCCCAGATTCCGCCCACGGTAAACACGGCCTCCAAATCTGGGGCGGTGAACCGTTCCCGCTCAGAGGTGGTGCTGGTAAACGCCCCGCACGGTGACTACGTTTTCTGCATCATCACCAAAAATCAGAAAGATGAAAGCTGGCAAGACAATAATGCCGGGTACGCCTTAATCAGGGCCGTTTCCAAAACCCTGTGGCAGCATTTTGAGCCGGGTTCTAAATGGCAACCGGCTCCCGGCGTGGAGAAATATTAA
- a CDS encoding thioredoxin family protein, translating to MAIQTSSDNELRSIIFAKDRVIVMFVDDNCQICKALAPAYKKFSENPTYQDITFLQLDSSENPVSSQEVKLSGTPFFAIYYKGTLRDCALLSTEEKVRKYLDKLLVCCD from the coding sequence ATGGCTATTCAAACTTCTTCAGATAACGAATTACGCTCCATTATTTTCGCTAAAGACCGGGTAATTGTCATGTTTGTGGATGACAACTGCCAGATTTGCAAAGCCCTGGCCCCGGCCTACAAAAAATTCTCTGAGAACCCCACCTACCAAGACATCACCTTTCTGCAACTGGACTCGTCTGAGAACCCCGTTTCCAGCCAGGAAGTAAAGCTTAGCGGCACCCCTTTCTTTGCTATTTACTACAAAGGCACTTTACGTGACTGCGCATTGTTGTCTACCGAAGAAAAGGTAAGAAAGTACCTGGACAAACTTTTGGTCTGCTGTGACTAG
- a CDS encoding outer membrane beta-barrel protein: MLKKFFFAATFCLSLSFAASAQDSGAIKPAAGEVTGEVQLSLSSGNTVGLSLNQLRGRYFLAPDMAVRASFSLSLNTEDYDDNFNRSSSYVSIAPGIEKHFAGTDRLSPYVGAELSISKFSAHEESSFEEIEGAWSNGNGIANRNYFGLGLGAVAGADYYFAKHVYLGVEFGLGFQYRTYGEVERDPKNSGNTITYDDDRNNLSLNPTVNTGLRLGFVF; the protein is encoded by the coding sequence ATGTTGAAGAAATTTTTCTTTGCCGCCACCTTCTGCCTTTCCCTGAGTTTTGCCGCGTCTGCCCAGGATTCCGGAGCCATTAAACCTGCTGCCGGTGAGGTAACCGGCGAGGTACAGCTGAGCCTTTCAAGCGGCAACACCGTGGGTCTGAGCCTGAACCAGCTGCGCGGCCGCTACTTCCTGGCCCCAGACATGGCCGTGCGGGCGTCGTTCTCCCTTAGCCTGAACACCGAGGATTATGATGACAACTTCAACCGCAGCTCTTCCTATGTGTCTATTGCTCCCGGCATAGAGAAACACTTTGCGGGCACAGACCGCCTGTCGCCGTACGTGGGCGCTGAGCTGAGCATCTCCAAGTTTTCTGCCCATGAGGAAAGCTCCTTTGAGGAAATTGAGGGTGCCTGGTCTAACGGCAACGGCATTGCCAACCGCAACTACTTCGGGTTAGGCCTGGGGGCCGTGGCCGGCGCCGATTATTACTTTGCCAAGCATGTGTATTTAGGCGTGGAGTTTGGCCTGGGTTTCCAGTACAGAACCTACGGCGAGGTAGAGAGAGACCCTAAGAATTCTGGCAACACCATCACCTATGATGATGACCGCAACAACCTTTCCTTGAACCCAACCGTGAACACCGGCCTGCGCCTGGGCTTCGTGTTCTAG